TAGATACAATAAGCCTTCGGTCATTAAATCTTCTTTGGTAGTCCTAATCACAGTAATTCTTTTCTTTTTAAACGTACCTATGGAAATTGTTTCTATAGGTGTAGGGTCATTTCTGTTGATTACCAGAAGGGTTAAGCCTGAAAAGGTGTATAACCTGATAGACTTTAGACTTTTAATCCTTTTTATAGGGCTTTTTATCGTCATAAAAGGGGTTGAAAAATCTGTAGTTTTTTATAGTTTGGTAGAACATTTTCAGATGTTAGTAACGGCCCCTCTATCTTTGGTATTTTCTTCTCTCTTAGTTTCTAACGTTGTAAGCAACGTTCCTGCAGTTTTGATCTTTAAACCTCTTATAGTTAATTACTTTAATGACGAAAAAGCCTGGTTTTTCTTAGCGATGTCCTCGACTTTTGCAGGGAATTTAACCATCCTTGGGTCTATCGCTAACATCATCGTCATCGAAGGAGCCTCTCCAAAAGTAAAGATTGGCTTTTTTGAATACCTAAAAATCGGTCTTCCGGTAACCCTACTCTCCGTTTTAGTTGGACTTGTGATTTTAAGTTTATTTTAATTTTTCCCTCTTGTTTAAAATCAATTTTTTAATAATATAGTGTTATATGAGTCGAACGAAAAAATGGGAAAAAATTGAAGAGGCAAGAAGGATTTTAAACCTACCTAAAAAAACTACGAGAAAAGAAATTAAAGAAGCTTACCATCGTTTGGTCAAAAAACACCATCCCGATGTTGGGGGAGATAATTCTACGATAAAAAAAATAAATGAAGCCTATGCCCTTCTTATGGAATATTGTGATAATTACTTGATAAATTTAGAACCTAATGATAATATACTTAATCCAGAAGATTGGTGGTTCGAGCATTTTGGAGAGGATCCTATTTGGGGTAAGGGAGGTTAGTAATGTTAATAGTTCAAAAATACGGTGGAACCTCGGTAGCTAACATAGAAAGGATTAAAAAAGTAGCAGAGAGGGTAATCAAGTATAAAAAAGAAGGGCATGACCTGGTGGTGGTAGTTTCTGCGATGGCAGGAGAAACAGACCGATTGATCAATTTAGCCAAAGAGATCACCCCAAATCCTCCTCTAAGGGAGTTAGACCTTTTAGTTTCCACTGGAGAACAGGTTACCTCAGCTTTATTAGCCATAACCCTTCAAAGCATGGGATTTGACTCAGTGGCTTTTTTAGGTTACCAAATACCTATCTACACCACCAACCTTTTTACCAAAGCCAAAATAAAGGAGATCAAGGTAGATAAAATAAAAAAAGAACTTAACCAGGGGAAAATCGTAGTAGTAGCAGGTTTCCAGGGGGTCACTGAAGAAGGAGATATAACTACCCTTGGAAGGGGTGGTTCTGATACCACTGCAGTAGCTTTAGCTGCTGCACTAAAGGCTGACCTTTGCGAGATTTACACAGACGTTGAGGGTGTATACACTGCTGACCCACGTGTAGTAAGTAATGCTCGTAAGCTTAAAAAGATATCCTATGAAGAGATGCTTGAAATGGCAAGCAGTGGAGCTAAAGTTTTAGAAATGCGGTCTGTAGAATTAGCCATGATATATAAAGTAAATTTAGTAGTAAAATCAAGTTTTACAGAAGCAGAGGGAACCTTAATAACCGAGGAGGATGAAGAGATGGAAAAGGTGTTAGTATCAGGTATAACCTACAGCAGGAATGAAGCGCGTATAAGCATATATGGGGTTCCAGATAAACCAGGCATTGCAGCTCAGATCTTTAGCCCTATAGGAGAAAAGGGTATTATTGTGGACATGATCATTCAAACGGTGCACCCTGACAATAAAGCTGATATTACCTTTACTGTCCCGAGAACAGACTATTCTCAAGCCTTAGAAATAGTAAAAGAGGTGGCTAAAAAACTAAAGGCTGAGAGAGTAGAAGGGGATGATAAAATCGCTAAAGTTTCTATCGTCGGAGCTGGTATGCGTACCCATTCAGGAGTAGCAACCAAGATGTTTGAAACTTTGGCCAAACATGGTATTAATATTATGATGATTTCTACCTCTGAAATCAAGATCTCCTGCGTGATCGACGAAAAATATACCGAACTTGCAGTAAGAGCTTTACATGAAGCTTTTCAATTAGACCAAGAAAATATAAAAGAGGAAAAGACTTTTATAAAAAGACCTAAAAAAACTAAATAAACACCATGAAAAGAGTTGAAATATACGATACTACCTTAAGAGATGGCAGTCAAGCTGAAGAGGTTAATTTTTCTTTAGAAGACAAAATAAGGATAGCCCTGAAACTTGATGAGTTTAAAATAGACTACATAGAAGGTGGATGGCCTGGTTCTAACCCCAAAGATTTTCAGTTTTTTAAAGAAATAAAAGACTACCATCTTAAACATGCCAAAATAGTTGCCTTTGGAAGTACCTATCATCCTAAAAAATCTCCAGAAACAGACGAAATTTTTAAACAGCTTTTACAGGTGAAAGTACCTGTAGTTACCATCTTTGGTAAATCCTGGACCATACACGTAAAGGAAGCTTTAAAAATTTCTTTAGAAGAGAATTTAGAGCTCATCGGCAATTCTATCAGATACCTTAAACCTCATGTCGAAAAAGTTTTCTTTGATGCAGAGCACTTTTTTGATGGATTCAAAGCAGATCCTCAGTATGCTTTAGCCGTTCTTAAAAAAGCCAAAGAAGCAGGAGCAGATTCCTTAATTCTTTGCGATACCAATGGGGGTACCCTTCCCCATGAGATCGGAACAATTATTACCCAGGTAAAAAAAGAATTAGGCGAGGACTTAGTTTTTGGGATACATGCTCATAACGATTCTGAGTGTGCTGTAGCCAACAGTTTAGAAGCTGTAAGATTGGGAGCCACCCAAGTTCAAGGGACGATAAACGGTATAGGAGAAAGGTGTGGTAATGCCAACCTCTGTTCTATCATACCTAACCTAGTCCTTAAGATGGGATATAGCTGTAGTTGTGCCGAAATGCTTTATAAACTTACAGAGGTTTCTAAATATGTCTTTGAGATAGCAAATCTTTCTCATCCTCCAAGGCTTCCATTTGTAGGTCGTTCTGCTTTTGCCCATAAAGGAGGAGTACATGTTTCTGCGGTGTTGAAGTCCCCTTCAACTTATGAACATATAGACCCGGTACTTGTGGGGAACACCAGAAGAGTCTTAGTTTCAGAACTTTCTGGTAAAAGCAACATCATCTATAAAGCCAAAGAACTGGGGATTGACTTAGAATTAGATAGTCCTCTTTTAAGTAAAATAGTAGAGGAAATAAAAAAATTAGAGGCAAACGGGTTTGAGTTTGAAGCTGCAGAAGCCAGTTTGGAGCTTTTAATCTATCGTTTGATGGGAGAGCCTAAACAGTACTTTGAACTTTTAAGTTACAAAGTGCTTGACCTAAAGTCTTATAAACACGAAGCTCAATCTGAAGCGACAGTGATCGTAAGGGTACCACCTGGTGTAGGAGAAGTAGAACATACTGCAGCCTTAGGCAATGGACCTGTTAACGCCCTTGACAATGCCTTAAGAAAGGCTTTAGAAAGGTTTTATCCTCAAATCAAGGAGATGGAACTTGAAGACTACAAAGTTAGGGTACTCCCGGGACTTCCTGGTACCTCTTCTAAAGTGAGGGTGTTTATCCTTTCTAAAAGTAAAGACAAAAAGTGGGGGACCGTCGGGGTATCAACAGACATTTTAGAGGCAAGCTGTCAAGCCTTGATAGATTCCTACACTTATAAACTTTTTCTTGACAAAAGAAAAAAATAAAATGTCCGTTAAAATTTCGTTAGTAGGTAAAGGAGGAACAGGGAAAACCAC
Above is a genomic segment from Thermodesulfobacterium commune DSM 2178 containing:
- a CDS encoding ArsB/NhaD family transporter, translated to MLQVNSFFFFHLFPVAFICAGVIHRFYKKDLTSSVKTPEEALKYRYNKPSVIKSSLVVLITVILFFLNVPMEIVSIGVGSFLLITRRVKPEKVYNLIDFRLLILFIGLFIVIKGVEKSVVFYSLVEHFQMLVTAPLSLVFSSLLVSNVVSNVPAVLIFKPLIVNYFNDEKAWFFLAMSSTFAGNLTILGSIANIIVIEGASPKVKIGFFEYLKIGLPVTLLSVLVGLVILSLF
- a CDS encoding J domain-containing protein, with translation MSRTKKWEKIEEARRILNLPKKTTRKEIKEAYHRLVKKHHPDVGGDNSTIKKINEAYALLMEYCDNYLINLEPNDNILNPEDWWFEHFGEDPIWGKGG
- a CDS encoding aspartate kinase produces the protein MLIVQKYGGTSVANIERIKKVAERVIKYKKEGHDLVVVVSAMAGETDRLINLAKEITPNPPLRELDLLVSTGEQVTSALLAITLQSMGFDSVAFLGYQIPIYTTNLFTKAKIKEIKVDKIKKELNQGKIVVVAGFQGVTEEGDITTLGRGGSDTTAVALAAALKADLCEIYTDVEGVYTADPRVVSNARKLKKISYEEMLEMASSGAKVLEMRSVELAMIYKVNLVVKSSFTEAEGTLITEEDEEMEKVLVSGITYSRNEARISIYGVPDKPGIAAQIFSPIGEKGIIVDMIIQTVHPDNKADITFTVPRTDYSQALEIVKEVAKKLKAERVEGDDKIAKVSIVGAGMRTHSGVATKMFETLAKHGINIMMISTSEIKISCVIDEKYTELAVRALHEAFQLDQENIKEEKTFIKRPKKTK
- the cimA gene encoding citramalate synthase: MKRVEIYDTTLRDGSQAEEVNFSLEDKIRIALKLDEFKIDYIEGGWPGSNPKDFQFFKEIKDYHLKHAKIVAFGSTYHPKKSPETDEIFKQLLQVKVPVVTIFGKSWTIHVKEALKISLEENLELIGNSIRYLKPHVEKVFFDAEHFFDGFKADPQYALAVLKKAKEAGADSLILCDTNGGTLPHEIGTIITQVKKELGEDLVFGIHAHNDSECAVANSLEAVRLGATQVQGTINGIGERCGNANLCSIIPNLVLKMGYSCSCAEMLYKLTEVSKYVFEIANLSHPPRLPFVGRSAFAHKGGVHVSAVLKSPSTYEHIDPVLVGNTRRVLVSELSGKSNIIYKAKELGIDLELDSPLLSKIVEEIKKLEANGFEFEAAEASLELLIYRLMGEPKQYFELLSYKVLDLKSYKHEAQSEATVIVRVPPGVGEVEHTAALGNGPVNALDNALRKALERFYPQIKEMELEDYKVRVLPGLPGTSSKVRVFILSKSKDKKWGTVGVSTDILEASCQALIDSYTYKLFLDKRKK